Below is a genomic region from Bacteroidota bacterium.
ATTATTTTAAAAGTGTACATACAAAAAGTTAGGCTTTAACTCATTAGAATCAATACAATGAATCAAATCAAAAAATATTTTCAAAAAAAAATACGTAAGAAACCACTTTTCGGAATTCTGCTATTAATTGCCTTTTCGGGATGTTCACCACAAATAAATGTCATAAATATAAAAGACGCAAAAATATCTGAAATTGAGGACAATGTATTTTTCTATTTTTTACCAAAAACAACAATAAAAGTAGAAGTTGAGGCAGAAAAAACAGATTTTATTGCAGGACCTTATGCAAAATTTGCTGAGAAACTTCTCGGAATAAAAAATATTGACACAACAAATCACTCCGAATGGAAAATAAATGATTTACAAATTAGTGATTTCAGTAGCCCCGATACCAGCCAAATATATTTGATAGTTTCAAAAAAGAAATCCATTGCCAATAAGATTAATTTATCTGAGGATGGGCTTATTAAATCTATTAATAGCGAAAACAACACAGAAAATTTTACACGAAGTAATGATGTTTTTCTTGATGAGACAATTGAAAAGAAAGTTTATTTTACAAAACTTTCGAATACAGAGAATTTTTTCGAAAAAACTCTCAATTCATACAAAACAATAAAAACTGATAGTTCATTTATTCGTGTTCCGGTTTCAAAAACAGAAATCCACCAAAAAACAGACGAGCAAAAGGCTGAGGAAGTTGTTAAATTGATATTAAAATTGCGAGAAGAAAAAATTGCCTTACTAATCGGAGAATACGATATTTTCCCTGAAGGGGCAGCAATGTCAGCAATTATTAATGAATTAAATTCGCTCGAAAAGGACTATATTTCATTATTCACCGGTTATACTATTAGCAATGCAGGAACTCAAAAAAGAGTTTACGAAATTTGTCCAAATTCAGCTTTCGAAAACGAAAGATTGTTATTCAAATTTTCTTCAAAAGATGGCATTTTAGAGCCAAATAGCAATAATGGTAAAGAAGTGAAAATTGCGTTAGAGGCAATACAATGCAATGAAATATTTGAAGATTATTATTTCAAACAAGACACACTGGTAGAGCAAAACAATGGCTTATTCTACAGATTCCCGGCAACTACTAAAGTGAAAATTTCTTACGAACAAAAAGTGATAGCATCAGCAAAACTTTTGGTTTCGCAATTTGGGGCCGTTTGCAAACTCCCATCATATTTATTATATGAAAACAAAAGTAAGATTGAATTTTATCCTAAATTTGGTTCTTTAAAAAGCATAAAATAGTTAGGGTTTTAAAATTGCATTTTTGAAATTTTAACTCAAATGAAACGCAAATAGTTTATTATCCGAAAATTATTCAAGGAGTTGATTTTTATTTATTTATTATAATATTCTTATTACTTTTGCACTACTAAAATTGAATATATATGGAAAATATGGATTATAATACGTCAAGACCAAAAATTACTGTTCCTGAATACGGCAGAAATGTTCAACACCTTATCGACAAAATAAAACTAATAGAAACCAAAGAAGAAAGAACAAAAGCAGCTTTTGCAGTAATTCAAGTTATGAAAAATATGAATCCCGGTGTGAAAGATACCACCGATTTTCAGCACAAATTGTGGGATCATTTAACCATTATTTCCGATTTCGATTTAGATATTGATGCTCCATTCGAACTTCCTACAAGAGAAAAAATATATGATAAGCCTGCAAAACTTGACTATTACGAATCAAAAGTCAAGGTAAAGCACTATGGCAAAACCTTGCAGTTGCTCATCGAAAAAGTTTCGGAATGGGAAGATGGTCCTGAAAGAGAAGAATTGATAAGGGTAATCTGCAATCAGATGAAAAAGAATTATTTAATGTGGAACAGAGAGTCAATTACAGATTCTATAATTTTTAAGGACTTAAAATATTTGTCGAAAGGAAGACTTATCCCCAAAGAACATATTGTTTTGCTGGATACTCAAGAAATATTAGTTAAAGTGAGGAAAAGGAAAAAGCGAATGGAAGCTGAAAAAAAGCCCTCCAAATATAACAAAGAAAGAAGAACTGATAAAGTTATTTCTGTAGAAAAAGTAATAGATATTACAAATGGCAATTCAGAAAAAAAAGCTGAAAACGCAATGTAAATCATAAATTTTGCCTTTTCAAAATGAAAGAAGTTTTGATAAATTGTTTCAAAAAAATGCGAAATGTCAGGACCTATTTGTAAAATAATTAGTGATTTCTTAAAATATAATATTGCTTTAGATTCAAAAAATATTTAATAGAAAGCTATAAAATATATAAAACTCTATATTCATTCTTGTTATAATATTCCAAATTAATGGCTACATTTGAAATACAAGGCTCAAACAAGCTAAAAGGCGATTTGTTTCCTCAAGGTGCAAAAAATGAAGCCCTTCAGGTAATTTGTGTTTGTTTACTAACTCCCGAAGAAGTAATTATCGATAATATTCCAAATATTCAGGATGTGCGAAAACTCATCGAACTACTTGAAAACTTAGGTGTTAAGGTAATCAAACTTGGAGAATCTAAGTTTTCCTTCCAGGCAAAAGAAATCAATATAGACTATTTAACCTCAGATGATTTTAAAAATAAAGGCTCGAAACTGCGAGGTTCTATAATGATTATTGGGCCACTTTTAGCACGATTTGGTAAAGGATTTATTCCCCAGCCCGGGGGCGACAAAATCGGACGACGAAGGTTAGATACTCATTTCATCGGTTTTCAAAAACTCGGAGCAAGTTTTACTTACAACCAAAAGGAAAATTTCTATCAAGTAAGTGCAGAAAAACTTACCGGTGCACATATGCTTCTCGACGAAGCTTCAGTTACCGGAACTGCAAATATTCTTATGGCTTCCGTTTTTGCTGAAGGAAAAACAACCATTTACAATGCAGCCTGCGAACCATATGTTCAGCAATTGTGCAAAATGCTAAATAGCATGGGAGCAAAAATTTCGGGCATTGGATCAAATTTGCTAACCATCGATGGAGTTTCAGAACTCTCGGGCTGTTCGCACAGAATTTTGCCAGATATGATAGAAATTGGCAGTTTTATTGGATTAGCTGCAATGACACATTCAGAAATTACGATTAAAAATGTTGCATACAACGAACTTGGCATTATTCCAGATTCATTTAGAAAATTGGGCATAAATTTCGAATTAGTAAACGATGATATTTTCATTCCTGAACAAAAAAGTTATGAAATAGAAAAATTCATCGACGGTTCAATTCTTACCATTGCTGATGCTATTTGGCCAGGACTGACACCTGATTTATTAAGCGTGCTTTTGGTGGTAGCTACTCAGGCAAAAGGCAGTGTTTTGATTCATCAAAAAATGTTCGAAAGCCGCCTCTTTTTTGTCGATAAACTTATTGATATGGGAGCACAAATAATTCTTTGCGACCCTCACCGTGCAACTATTATCGGAATAAACAACGAATATAAACTAAGAGCTACACGGATGATATCGCCCGATATTCGTGCCGGTGTAGCTTTGCTTATAGCTGCACTTTCGGCAGAAGGTACGAGCGTGATCCAAAACATTGAGCAAATTGACAGAGGTTACCAAAATATTGATGCCAGACTAAATAAAATAGGTGCTAAAATAAAAAGAATTGATACCGATTGCATGTAGATTTGTCTGTTAGCCCTTAGCTATTGTCTTTTGGCTAAAAGCAATTGGCTAAGGACTAACAGCTAAAATCTACCTATTTTGCAAAACACACTTTCTTTCAATATAATAATCCTCAGATTTTAGTCGGATAAAATAAATTCCTGAACTTAAATTCTCGGCATTCCATTCAAAACTATTTTTTCCGGCAGGTATATTTCCATTAAAAATTGTTTGAACTTTTTGCCCCGAAATATTAAATAGCTCGACAGAAGCTTCGGTATTTTTTGAATTTTCTACCTCAATTGTGAGCAGCTCGTTAAATGGATTTGGAAAACTCGAAAGTTCAATATTCTTAATAATATTTATTTCAATGGAAGAAATGTCAATATCGTTTCCAAAAATGAAATATTCATAATCGTCATGAGACATATCGTTGCAAGATACGCACAGAACCAAACGAGACAATACGTAATCAGTTGGTTGCTTAAACGAAACCATGTCTTGCCAATTTGATGAAATTACTTCTTCTAAAGTATCGTTTTCAAAAGCCAGCAATACAATATTCCATGTTCCGTAATCGTATAAAACTTCCATATCAATTGTATCAAAAACAAGAGGTAAATCATAATAATGACATCCATATGGATACATCATTTCAGTTTCATCAACAGGAAAAGCATTTGGAGAGGCTTCAATACTAAATTGTGGAAGGTCGAAATATTCGTATCCGTATTGCCCGCTCGAAAGGCTGGTATCGTCTAAGAAATTGGCAATTGTCCAATTCAAAAACACACTGTCGAAATTTATCTGAAAACCCGATGAAACAAGAGCATCTTCAATTCCTTGAATGCTTGTTGTAGTTTCCGAAACAATTTGTTTGATAAATGCTGCTCCTCCAAATTGTTCGGAAAGATATGTAAAGAAAAGCTGTGTCTGAACATAATCAGCAAATTCGCTATCCCAAACAGTTAGTCCATTGCCGGGGTTTTGCGGAAAACCAGTTAGAGGATCAGGATGCCCGAACAAAACCATTGCATATTCTGCACAACCTTCGTCAACCCATGATTCTTCATAAGGATCTATTTCGAAATGAATTAAATGCTCTAATTCGTGAGCCATAACCGACAACATTGCAGGTCCCACAGGATCAACCTGATTTTTGTCGCAATTCAGATATAACATTTCACATTCGTTGCTATGCTCACCATAAGTCATGGCTTCTGCTTCCGTAATTTGATTAAATGAGGAAAAATATCCGTCGAAAACAGTTCCCATAAATGAAGCAATTGACGAAAAGAAAAATATAACTTTTGGGTCGCTATCTAAAACATCGGGGATAGGCCCAAAGTTTGTCTCATCCATTTCAACAATTCCCATAGTCGAAGAGCTGAATGTTGCATTTTCGAGATAGTGCATAATAGTATCAACATCGTCCTGTGTCATTTCTGTAAGCCAATCGTCGTCGGCAACAAAAACATATGAACGGTCGCCCACAGCTCTACAAGTGGCAGAAACCAAAATATTTTGCGGTGGCATACCGCTTAAATCCCATTTCCAGAAACTTGTTGAATCACCCACAGCGTATGCCTGAGTACTTTTTTGCAATTTTCTCATTTTTACAATATCGGAACCTACATATTTTTTGCAAATCTCTTTTGCACGATTTGTATATTTTGTAAGCAAAGTGTCGCTAGCATTTACACTTAGGTAAATTACTGAAACTAAAAGTAATAGAACTAATTTTTTCATCTAAATAAAATTAATTAATAAATATAAACATTTTCAATACTTGTACAAAAATACATTTTTCTTTTAAATATAATTTTCTGAAAGCTTCCCAAAAAGCTAAGTGTTTGTAAATAAATAAACTATCCTGTTTTTAACACCCATACTGTCAGCCCCAAAAGTTTTAAGGACTTTTTGGTCAAACTTTCGTAAAGTTCCTAAATCATTCACAACTATTTCATATCTTTGATTGTCAATTTTGTAATGAAATATCGTATAATGCTTAGTAAAACAAAATATATAATTGGTTCTTCATACTTACTTATACTATTTCTATTTTTACAACCAAACACCTTCGCCCAAAAAGAAACTGCAAACTGGATTTTTGGGATGTACGACAATTGGGTAATCTTTACAGATAGTGGGCCAATTCCATATAGCCCACCAAACAATATCCAATGGCAGCCCGATTTTTTTGAATCTGGTGGCTGTGCATCTACAATTAGTGATAAAGAAGGCAATTTAATTCTTTATACAAATGCGGAATCTGTTTGGAATGGGCAACTTCAATATTTAGGATATCCGAATGGTCATTGGTGGGGTTCCACAATTATTATCCCGTCTCCTGGTAACTCAACTAGGTTTTATATTATTACAACTTTATATGCAGGTTTAACTGGATTAAAAATCTATCAAGTAGATATGTCCTTAAACAGTGGTTCCGGGGGGAATGTTTACAATGAATCCTTTGGAACAAATTTAGTTCCCAAAATTGCCACAACCTATCATTCCAACCAAAAAGACATTTGGCTAATTGCTCACGATTGGAACAGCAATTCTTTTCGTTCAGTTCTGATTACAGAACAAATTCCTGGAGCTTCTCCATTTATAACAACTACGCCGGTAATAAGCAATGTAGGGCTAATCCAGCAAGATACTGCAGTGGTCGATTTATGGAATAGTGCTTCGGTTGGTAAAATGAAGATATCACCGGGAGGCAATCATATTGCTATGAGTAGCAATGGACTAAATGCTGTTGAAATATTCGATTATGATAAAGAAACAGGTATAGTTTCAAATCCAAGAACCATAAATATAGACAGACCATTTTGTCTTGAGTTTTCGCCAAACGGCACACTATTGTATATCGGACAACTTTATAAATGCTTTCTCAGCGGATGTACTCTACCAAATGTAACTAAACATGTATATCAGCTTGATTTAATGGCAGGTACAGGAAGTGAAACTGATATTCAAAATTCAATGACTATTGTCTCATCTTATTTGCAATCATCAGATCCTCCAACTGGCCCACAATTTCAGTTGGCTTCCGATATGAAAATATATGTCGATGTAGTAAGTTGGGAGGTTCCGGTTATTAGCAATCCTAATCTATTAGGGACAAACTGCAATTGGACACCTGATGGTATTGTTTTTCCCAATGGTTGGCCTGGAACTGGTCCAATTCAACTTTTCCCAGACTTTTTTACACCATTTCTCGATTTTAATATCCTTTTCGAAAATGCCTGTTTTGAAGATTCTACTATGATTTACACCAAAACAAATCAAGGTTTTGATTCTATATGCTGGGATTTTAGTGATCCTACACTTGGAAATTTTAGTTTTCCAAATCAGGATACTATTTTTTATAAATTTTCGCTTGCCGGAAATTATCCAATAACCCTTAAACGCTACCGCAACGGTAATCTTGATGAGCTAACTAAACTTCTGAAAGTTCTGCCAAAGGTTAATATTAATTTGAATATCGACACGATGCTATGTCAGGGTGCAGAGCTTGAAGTTTCTGTATCAGATAGTTTGTGCGAGTTTGTTTGGCTTAGCAGTCTCTCATACGACAGCATTTTTTCCGACACAATCCAAATTTCGCAAAATGGCACTTACTGGCCAATTGTAACAAATTTCGATGGAATTTGCGGTAGTATTGATACTGTTCAGGTTCAGTATGCTGAAATTAATTCTGAACTTGGAGTCGATTTAAATGACTGTATTTCAAATCCTTTAATTTTATCTCCAACTTTTCAATATGCCGACAGCCTTCTTTGGTCAACTGGCGAAAGCACCGACAGCATTTTTGCAAATCAAGCCGGTTTGTATTTTGTAAGTGTTTATTATGCAGGCTGCTATGATTACGATTCTATAAATGTGGATTATGAATATCCTTTAAATCCTCATTTGGGTTCTGATGTTTTTCTTTGCCTTGATGATTCTGTAAACCTTTTTGGAGGAAGTTTTTTGAATACTGATTATTTTTGGTTGCCATCATTTGAGACAACTGAGCAGATTTTTGTAAGCAATTCAGGCGAATACATTCTTTCAGTTTCAAATATTTGTGGAACATATTCAGATTCAATTTTGGTAAATGATTTAAATCCACCGGTAGTAAATCTCGGAAATGATACAATACTTTGTATCGGCGACAGCTTGATTTTAGATGCTACAAATCCACAATCCATCTATTCATGGATGGATGTTTTCTACGATAGCGCAGTAACAGTTTGGACAACAAACAATTATTGGGTAATTGTTGAAAATCAATGCGGCTCAGCTACTGATAGCATTTCGGTCGAATTTCATATCCCTTTGGAAATTAATCTTGGGAATGATACTACAATTTGCAACAGCGACAGCCTTCAATTGTCTATTGATAATTTTTTATTTTTTATTGCAAACTGGTCAACTGGAGAAACTGGATTAGAAATTTTTGTACAAGATTCAGGAAATTATTGGGTAGAAGTTGAAAATGCTTGTGGAATTTTTTCCGATACAATCAATCTGAATTTGGATTTTCCTATAGAAGTAAATCTCGGAAACGACACTACAATTTGCGCAAGCGACAGCCTCCAATTATCCATAGCCAATAATCAATCATCATTTGCAAACTGGTCAACAGGAGATACTGTCCCAGAAATTTTTGTTCAGGATTCAGGAAATTATTGGGTGCAAATTGAAAATGCCTGCGGAATTTTTTCCGATTCAATCAATCTGAATTTAGATTTCCCTTTGGAATTAAATCTCGGCAACGACACCATAATTTGCCACAGCGACAGCCTCCAATTATCAATTAACAATTATCAATCATCAATTGCAAACTGGTCAACAGGAGAAACAAGCTCAGAAATTTTCGTTTCCGATTCAGGAATTTATTGGGTGAATATAGAAAACGCTTGCGGATTTTTTTCCGATACTATGGAACTTTTTGTTAGCAATCCGCAATTTAGTTTTCCTGTCGATACACTTGGAATGTATTCAGGCTATATCGAACTTATGGCTGACTCTGGCTGGATTTCATATCTTTGGGAAAACGGCGAAACAACGAATCAAACAGTTGTGAGTGATACAGGCTGGTTTTCTTTGCAAGTTTTCGATAGTCTCGCTTGCTCCACTTCCGATTCCATATATATATTGGATATTTCTGCAATTCCTGAAAACGATGAAATTATTGTTTCCAACGATTTTATATTAATTCTATATCCAAATCCCGGAACAGGAATATTTAATTTAAAAATATTTGCACCTGATGATGATTATTGTTCTGTGGATATTTTCAATATCAATGGCCAAAATGTTTTTTATCAGAATAAATTAGACCTATTAAAAGGTTGGCAGGAACATCAAATTGACTTGTCAACAAATTCTGATGGAGTTTATAATATTTTATTAAATTCTGATAAATTTGAGATACAAACTAAACTTGTATTAATAAAATAATATTCATCTTTGCACAAGACCTGACAGGTTTTGAAAACCTGTCAGGTCTGGATTTTGGATAGTTTCTAAATGTACAAACACCTATTTCATATCTTTGATTGTCAATTTTCAAAAAAATAATAAATAGAA
It encodes:
- a CDS encoding DUF4831 family protein encodes the protein MNQIKKYFQKKIRKKPLFGILLLIAFSGCSPQINVINIKDAKISEIEDNVFFYFLPKTTIKVEVEAEKTDFIAGPYAKFAEKLLGIKNIDTTNHSEWKINDLQISDFSSPDTSQIYLIVSKKKSIANKINLSEDGLIKSINSENNTENFTRSNDVFLDETIEKKVYFTKLSNTENFFEKTLNSYKTIKTDSSFIRVPVSKTEIHQKTDEQKAEEVVKLILKLREEKIALLIGEYDIFPEGAAMSAIINELNSLEKDYISLFTGYTISNAGTQKRVYEICPNSAFENERLLFKFSSKDGILEPNSNNGKEVKIALEAIQCNEIFEDYYFKQDTLVEQNNGLFYRFPATTKVKISYEQKVIASAKLLVSQFGAVCKLPSYLLYENKSKIEFYPKFGSLKSIK
- a CDS encoding DUF4290 domain-containing protein, with protein sequence MENMDYNTSRPKITVPEYGRNVQHLIDKIKLIETKEERTKAAFAVIQVMKNMNPGVKDTTDFQHKLWDHLTIISDFDLDIDAPFELPTREKIYDKPAKLDYYESKVKVKHYGKTLQLLIEKVSEWEDGPEREELIRVICNQMKKNYLMWNRESITDSIIFKDLKYLSKGRLIPKEHIVLLDTQEILVKVRKRKKRMEAEKKPSKYNKERRTDKVISVEKVIDITNGNSEKKAENAM
- the murA gene encoding UDP-N-acetylglucosamine 1-carboxyvinyltransferase, which gives rise to MATFEIQGSNKLKGDLFPQGAKNEALQVICVCLLTPEEVIIDNIPNIQDVRKLIELLENLGVKVIKLGESKFSFQAKEINIDYLTSDDFKNKGSKLRGSIMIIGPLLARFGKGFIPQPGGDKIGRRRLDTHFIGFQKLGASFTYNQKENFYQVSAEKLTGAHMLLDEASVTGTANILMASVFAEGKTTIYNAACEPYVQQLCKMLNSMGAKISGIGSNLLTIDGVSELSGCSHRILPDMIEIGSFIGLAAMTHSEITIKNVAYNELGIIPDSFRKLGINFELVNDDIFIPEQKSYEIEKFIDGSILTIADAIWPGLTPDLLSVLLVVATQAKGSVLIHQKMFESRLFFVDKLIDMGAQIILCDPHRATIIGINNEYKLRATRMISPDIRAGVALLIAALSAEGTSVIQNIEQIDRGYQNIDARLNKIGAKIKRIDTDCM
- a CDS encoding T9SS type A sorting domain-containing protein; protein product: MKKLVLLLLVSVIYLSVNASDTLLTKYTNRAKEICKKYVGSDIVKMRKLQKSTQAYAVGDSTSFWKWDLSGMPPQNILVSATCRAVGDRSYVFVADDDWLTEMTQDDVDTIMHYLENATFSSSTMGIVEMDETNFGPIPDVLDSDPKVIFFFSSIASFMGTVFDGYFSSFNQITEAEAMTYGEHSNECEMLYLNCDKNQVDPVGPAMLSVMAHELEHLIHFEIDPYEESWVDEGCAEYAMVLFGHPDPLTGFPQNPGNGLTVWDSEFADYVQTQLFFTYLSEQFGGAAFIKQIVSETTTSIQGIEDALVSSGFQINFDSVFLNWTIANFLDDTSLSSGQYGYEYFDLPQFSIEASPNAFPVDETEMMYPYGCHYYDLPLVFDTIDMEVLYDYGTWNIVLLAFENDTLEEVISSNWQDMVSFKQPTDYVLSRLVLCVSCNDMSHDDYEYFIFGNDIDISSIEINIIKNIELSSFPNPFNELLTIEVENSKNTEASVELFNISGQKVQTIFNGNIPAGKNSFEWNAENLSSGIYFIRLKSEDYYIERKCVLQNR
- a CDS encoding T9SS type A sorting domain-containing protein; the protein is MLSKTKYIIGSSYLLILFLFLQPNTFAQKETANWIFGMYDNWVIFTDSGPIPYSPPNNIQWQPDFFESGGCASTISDKEGNLILYTNAESVWNGQLQYLGYPNGHWWGSTIIIPSPGNSTRFYIITTLYAGLTGLKIYQVDMSLNSGSGGNVYNESFGTNLVPKIATTYHSNQKDIWLIAHDWNSNSFRSVLITEQIPGASPFITTTPVISNVGLIQQDTAVVDLWNSASVGKMKISPGGNHIAMSSNGLNAVEIFDYDKETGIVSNPRTINIDRPFCLEFSPNGTLLYIGQLYKCFLSGCTLPNVTKHVYQLDLMAGTGSETDIQNSMTIVSSYLQSSDPPTGPQFQLASDMKIYVDVVSWEVPVISNPNLLGTNCNWTPDGIVFPNGWPGTGPIQLFPDFFTPFLDFNILFENACFEDSTMIYTKTNQGFDSICWDFSDPTLGNFSFPNQDTIFYKFSLAGNYPITLKRYRNGNLDELTKLLKVLPKVNINLNIDTMLCQGAELEVSVSDSLCEFVWLSSLSYDSIFSDTIQISQNGTYWPIVTNFDGICGSIDTVQVQYAEINSELGVDLNDCISNPLILSPTFQYADSLLWSTGESTDSIFANQAGLYFVSVYYAGCYDYDSINVDYEYPLNPHLGSDVFLCLDDSVNLFGGSFLNTDYFWLPSFETTEQIFVSNSGEYILSVSNICGTYSDSILVNDLNPPVVNLGNDTILCIGDSLILDATNPQSIYSWMDVFYDSAVTVWTTNNYWVIVENQCGSATDSISVEFHIPLEINLGNDTTICNSDSLQLSIDNFLFFIANWSTGETGLEIFVQDSGNYWVEVENACGIFSDTINLNLDFPIEVNLGNDTTICASDSLQLSIANNQSSFANWSTGDTVPEIFVQDSGNYWVQIENACGIFSDSINLNLDFPLELNLGNDTIICHSDSLQLSINNYQSSIANWSTGETSSEIFVSDSGIYWVNIENACGFFSDTMELFVSNPQFSFPVDTLGMYSGYIELMADSGWISYLWENGETTNQTVVSDTGWFSLQVFDSLACSTSDSIYILDISAIPENDEIIVSNDFILILYPNPGTGIFNLKIFAPDDDYCSVDIFNINGQNVFYQNKLDLLKGWQEHQIDLSTNSDGVYNILLNSDKFEIQTKLVLIK